A single Candidatus Zixiibacteriota bacterium DNA region contains:
- a CDS encoding ABC transporter permease subunit: MRRIVHIARKEILQTFRDRRMVGILFVAPLFQLLVFGYAATYDIDLIPTAVIDYDNSSLSRELIHKISASEYFEIQAYPENTDSLTELIDRGDIWCGIVIPPDYDKRIKTSQAVDLQAIIDGSNSNTAGIVGSYLAKIIQDYSFELMAQNKSRQLLTASGNGIQLPLEARVRAWYNPTLSSQIYNVPAVLVMIMLVITMILTSMAVVKEKEIGTIEQISVTPIKPLELMVGKTLPFVMIGVVDIILATAVSIFWFKIPFLGSIWVLLLASFTFMLTTLGTGLLISTFSGTQQQAMMTTFLFIMPFMILSGFAFPISNMPIEIQYFTYINPVRYFVEIVRAIFLKGSGVIELKYHLLALLIIGLTVMSMSVARFRKRSG, encoded by the coding sequence ATGAGACGAATTGTTCACATCGCCAGAAAAGAAATCCTGCAGACTTTTCGCGACCGGCGCATGGTCGGTATCTTGTTTGTGGCCCCGCTCTTTCAGCTTCTGGTTTTCGGCTATGCCGCCACCTACGATATCGACCTGATTCCAACCGCTGTAATCGACTATGACAACAGCAGTCTTTCGCGTGAATTGATTCATAAAATCAGCGCTTCTGAATACTTTGAAATACAAGCCTACCCGGAGAATACGGACAGCCTGACCGAACTGATCGACCGCGGTGATATCTGGTGCGGGATTGTGATACCACCCGACTATGACAAGAGAATCAAGACCTCGCAAGCGGTCGATCTGCAGGCCATAATCGACGGATCGAATTCCAATACTGCCGGTATCGTGGGAAGCTACCTGGCCAAGATCATACAGGATTATTCTTTCGAGCTGATGGCTCAAAACAAATCGAGGCAGTTGCTGACTGCATCGGGCAACGGTATCCAGCTCCCGCTCGAAGCAAGGGTGCGGGCCTGGTACAATCCAACCCTGTCGTCACAGATTTATAACGTACCAGCGGTTCTGGTGATGATTATGCTGGTGATCACGATGATACTGACATCCATGGCTGTCGTAAAGGAAAAGGAAATCGGCACTATCGAACAGATCTCTGTCACTCCCATCAAACCGCTGGAACTTATGGTCGGCAAGACACTGCCGTTTGTGATGATCGGAGTCGTCGATATCATTTTAGCCACCGCCGTTTCGATATTCTGGTTTAAGATACCGTTTCTGGGTTCGATCTGGGTTCTGCTTCTGGCCAGCTTCACCTTTATGCTGACCACCCTCGGAACAGGTCTTTTGATCTCGACTTTTTCGGGCACCCAGCAACAGGCGATGATGACCACTTTCCTGTTCATCATGCCATTTATGATCCTCTCCGGTTTCGCGTTTCCGATCTCGAATATGCCAATCGAAATCCAGTATTTTACCTACATCAATCCGGTCCGGTATTTTGTCGAAATCGTGCGCGCAATCTTTCTCAAGGGTTCGGGAGTTATTGAGTTAAAATACCATCTATTGGCACTTCTGATCATCGGCCTGACGGTCATGAGCATGTCGGTTGCGCGTTTCCGTAAGCGCAGTGGATAA
- a CDS encoding carbon-nitrogen hydrolase family protein: MGEIMSNQNSSDSLRVALAQITPVWLKRDETISKMLGYIDRAAEQELQLIIFGEAIIPGYPFWVERTDGARFNSSLQKEIFAHYMDQAVSIEAGHLEPLCKKAREKKIAIYTGTIERPSDRGGHSLYCSMVYIDYKGEIKSVHRKLMPTYEERLVWSPGDGHGLRTHRLGAFTVGGLNCWENWMPLARTALYARGEDLHVAIWPGSRRNTEQISRFIAHESRSYVVSVSGLMRKADILDDIPHAEEIIANCEETLADGGSCLCGPDGDWIISPVTDREDLMIASIDHTRVREERHNFDPSGHYSRPDVLRLSVNRIRQSCADFDD; the protein is encoded by the coding sequence ATGGGAGAAATTATGTCTAACCAGAATTCCTCAGACAGTCTCCGGGTAGCGCTGGCCCAGATCACCCCGGTATGGCTCAAGCGCGATGAGACGATCTCTAAAATGCTCGGCTATATCGACCGCGCGGCCGAACAGGAGCTTCAGTTGATCATCTTTGGCGAGGCCATTATCCCCGGCTATCCTTTCTGGGTCGAACGTACCGATGGCGCGCGTTTTAACTCGTCGCTTCAAAAAGAGATATTCGCCCACTATATGGACCAGGCGGTCAGTATCGAAGCGGGACATTTAGAACCACTCTGTAAGAAAGCGCGTGAAAAGAAGATTGCGATCTATACAGGCACAATCGAACGCCCGTCTGACCGTGGCGGTCACAGCCTGTATTGCAGTATGGTGTACATCGATTATAAAGGTGAGATCAAATCGGTTCATCGCAAACTGATGCCGACCTATGAAGAACGGCTGGTCTGGTCGCCGGGTGACGGACACGGCCTGCGTACTCACAGGCTGGGCGCGTTTACTGTCGGCGGACTTAACTGCTGGGAGAACTGGATGCCCCTGGCGCGGACCGCATTGTATGCCCGGGGCGAGGACCTGCATGTGGCTATCTGGCCCGGTTCACGACGCAACACCGAACAAATCAGCAGATTCATCGCGCATGAATCCCGCTCCTATGTCGTCTCGGTTTCGGGTCTTATGAGAAAAGCTGATATTCTCGACGACATCCCTCACGCTGAAGAGATCATAGCCAACTGCGAGGAGACACTTGCCGATGGCGGTTCGTGTCTATGTGGCCCGGACGGAGACTGGATAATCTCTCCTGTAACCGATCGCGAAGACCTGATGATTGCCTCGATTGATCATACCCGGGTGCGTGAGGAACGCCATAATTTCGATCCGAGCGGGCATTACAGCCGCCCCGATGTGCTCAGGTTGTCAGTTAACCGTATACGACAGAGTTGCGCGGATTTCGACGATTAA